The following proteins are co-located in the Apium graveolens cultivar Ventura chromosome 5, ASM990537v1, whole genome shotgun sequence genome:
- the LOC141660770 gene encoding palmitoyl-acyl carrier protein thioesterase, chloroplastic-like, whose protein sequence is MAASFVSYHACYNISYSIAKHSQYLSNLKLPKLDISRNGSTTTFTKLNAATVSSITQVTENVITKKEQTRQNIPTIKQFIDPHRQGLIIGDGVTYRQTVVIRSCEVGPDKTATLESILNLLQETALNHVWMSGLLGDGFGATHGMTRNNLMWVVSRMQFKVDHFPIWGEVLKLDTWVGASGKHGMRRDWELRSQATGVVYARATSTWVMMNQKTRRLSKMPDEVRAEISPWFTKKQTITEDTPEKIKKLDDTAKHATSSLQPKRSDLDMNHHVNNVKYVGWLLEAMPDKFMDEQQLSDIILEYRRECGSSDIIQSLSEPDEDNSISDESSGSLKGMQLKYTHILQTKGEVKKEEIVRARTTWRKKKHSNIQFPMY, encoded by the exons ATGGCTGCTTCTTTTGTCTCCTATCATGCTTGCTACAATATCAGTTACTCTATAGCTAAGCATAGTCAATATCTAAGCAACTTAAAACTGCCAAAACTAGATATCAGCAGAAATGGCAGCACAACTACTTTTACAAAGTTAAATGCTGCAACTGTTTCCTCTATTACTCAAGTCACTGAAAATGTCATCACAAAAAAGGAACAAACACGCCAGAATATTCCGACAATTAAGCAGTTTATCGATCCTCATCGTCAAGGGCTCATCATTGGTGATGGTGTTACATATAGACAGACAGTAGTTATTCGGTCTTGTGAAGTTGGGCCAGACAAAACTGCAACATTGGAGAGCATCCTTAACCTTCTTCAG GAAACAGCATTGAATCATGTGTGGATGTCAGGACTTCTCGGGGATGGATTTGGTGCTACACATGGAATGACAAGAAACAATCTAATGTGGGTTGTCTCAAGAATGCAGTTCAAAGTGGATCATTTCCCAATATG GGGAGAAGTCTTAAAACTTGACACCTGGGTTGGAGCATCAGGGAAACATGGTATGCGAAGAGACTGGGAACTTAGATCACAGGCCACAGGAGTTGTATATGCACGTGCAACAAG TACATGGGTAATGATGAACCAGAAGACAAGACGCCTCTCAAAAATGCCCGACGAGGTGAGGGCGGAGATATCACCATGGTTTACGAAGAAGCAAACAATTACAGAAGATACTCCCGAGAAGATAAAGAAGTTAGATGACACTGCAAAACATGCCACCTCAAGTTTACAG CCAAAGAGGAGTGATTTGGACATGAACCACCATGTAAACAATGTCAAGTACGTAGGATGGTTGCTAGAG GCAATGCCAGATAAGTTCATGGACGAGCAGCAGCTGTCTGATATCATACTAGAATACAGGAGAGAATGCGGAAGTTCAGATATCATTCAATCTCTTTCGGAACCTGATGAAGATAACAGCATAAGCGACGAAAGTTCGGGCTCCTTGAAGGGAATGCAGTTAAAGTATACACATATTCTACAAACAAAAGGAGAAGTTAAGAAAGAGGAGATTGTTAGAGCAAGGACCACATGGAGGAAGAAAAAACATTCTAATATCCAATTTCCTATGTATTaa
- the LOC141661633 gene encoding DNA replication complex GINS protein PSF3-like isoform X2 encodes MANYYDIYDILAEDELVPAIFREATNGVGLFDSTDDTNKVEPGSKVELTFWFARELHLRQAVSVNVPPCFNKRTRKEIDADAAHVDLRNRCPHFYELGYKIAPLVGDKTIGLVLLIAFRTRYKEVLIKAHTAAFEVAPKFLSLLTEEEVKLYKAAQSSATAL; translated from the exons ATGGCTAATTATTATGACATTTATGATATTTTAGCAGAAGATGAG CTTGTACCAGCTATTTTCCGAGAGGCTACTAATGGAGTTGGCCTATTTGATTCTACCGATGACACGAATAAG GTAGAACCAGGTTCTAAGGTAGAGTTAACGTTCTGGTTTGCCCGAGAACTACATTTGAGACAGGCAGTATCAGTTAACGTCCCTCCTTGTTTTAATAAAAG AACACGCAAGGAAATTGATGCTGATGCTGCACATGTGGATCTAAGGAATCGTTGTCCACATTTTTATGAGTTAGGATACAAGATAGCACCACT GGTTGGAGATAAGACCATAGGACTTGTTCTTCTGATTGCATTTAGAACCAGGTACAAGGAAGTATTGATCAAAGCTCATACTGCAGCATTTGAAGTGGCTCCAAAATTCTTGAGCCTTCTAACAGAAGAAGAAGTTAAAT TGTACAAGGCAGCTCAGTCCTCTGCCACTGCATTATAG
- the LOC141661633 gene encoding DNA replication complex GINS protein PSF3-like isoform X1, translated as MANYYDIYDILAEDELVPAIFREATNGVGLFDSTDDTNKVEPGSKVELTFWFARELHLRQAVSVNVPPCFNKRTRKEIDADAAHVDLRNRCPHFYELGYKIAPLVGDKTIGLVLLIAFRTRYKEVLIKAHTAAFEVAPKFLSLLTEEEVKCKNFELVCFHSSLI; from the exons ATGGCTAATTATTATGACATTTATGATATTTTAGCAGAAGATGAG CTTGTACCAGCTATTTTCCGAGAGGCTACTAATGGAGTTGGCCTATTTGATTCTACCGATGACACGAATAAG GTAGAACCAGGTTCTAAGGTAGAGTTAACGTTCTGGTTTGCCCGAGAACTACATTTGAGACAGGCAGTATCAGTTAACGTCCCTCCTTGTTTTAATAAAAG AACACGCAAGGAAATTGATGCTGATGCTGCACATGTGGATCTAAGGAATCGTTGTCCACATTTTTATGAGTTAGGATACAAGATAGCACCACT GGTTGGAGATAAGACCATAGGACTTGTTCTTCTGATTGCATTTAGAACCAGGTACAAGGAAGTATTGATCAAAGCTCATACTGCAGCATTTGAAGTGGCTCCAAAATTCTTGAGCCTTCTAACAGAAGAAGAAGTTAAATGTAAGAATTTTGAACTTGTTTGTTTCCATAGTTCTCTTATATAA